A window of the Candidatus Desulfatibia profunda genome harbors these coding sequences:
- the acpP gene encoding acyl carrier protein, which translates to MSIEDKVKKIIAEKLSVDLEEVVPQASFVDDLGADSLDLVELIMSMEEEFDIEISDDEAEKLVTVQDVLNFIQAQ; encoded by the coding sequence ATGTCTATTGAAGATAAAGTAAAAAAGATAATTGCAGAGAAGCTGAGTGTCGATCTGGAAGAGGTTGTGCCCCAAGCGTCTTTTGTGGACGATCTGGGCGCGGATTCCCTGGATCTTGTTGAGTTGATCATGTCCATGGAAGAGGAATTCGATATCGAGATATCCGATGATGAGGCTGAAAAACTGGTTACGGTCCAGGATGTCCTCAACTTCATCCAGGCTCAATGA